A portion of the Bactrocera neohumeralis isolate Rockhampton chromosome 2, APGP_CSIRO_Bneo_wtdbg2-racon-allhic-juicebox.fasta_v2, whole genome shotgun sequence genome contains these proteins:
- the LOC126767655 gene encoding probable cytochrome P450 6a14, with product MSYVVLSFALVVVALVLLYLHNHYSYWARRGIPQEDPIYGLGNMKGIGREFHFRDINSRLYKRYKRDGAPIGGIYMFFLRSAFIVDLDLIKHILIKDFSSFHDRGAFNNVRDEPLSGHLLTLEGEEWRSLRNKLTPVFSSGKMKFMFPTVVAVAENLSRTCGQLVPEFEVKELSARYTTDVIGTCAFGIECNSLSDPNAAFRSYGRSIFEKPRHSPLVQALIVFNPKIAKKLRLKILNDEVSEFFIDAVRNTVEYRIKNKVKRNDFMDMLIDMMAEDQGTASKHEGIDLSQGLTLLQMAAQAFVFFIAGFHTSSTTMSFCLYELAMNPEIQDKLREEIVNVLSAHKNEVTYEALKEMSYLEKVVNETLRKYTVLAQLVRTVTSDYRVPNSSLILEKGTSVVIPVDAIHHDPEIYPEPDRFDPTRFDKENVEKRHSCAFLPFGDGPRNCIGLRFGKMQTKVGLVHLLRDYKFSRSARTEDPIKLSKKNLIIEAENGIYLRVERV from the exons ATGTCGTATGTCGTCTTATCGTTCGCGTTAGTCGTTGTGGCTTTGGTGCTGCTTTATTTGCATAACCATTATAGCTATTGGGCGCGCCGTGGTATTCCACAAGAAGACCCTATCTATGGACTTGGTAATATGAAAGGTATCGGGCGTGAATTTCACTTTCGGGATATAAACTCACGACTTTATAAGCGCTACAAGCGAGATGGTGCACCAATTGGCGGCATTTATATGTTCTTTTTACGATCAGCTTTCATTGTTGATCTGGACTTAATCAAGCATATACTCATTAAGGATTTTTCGAGCTTTCACGACCGCGGTGCATTCAACAATGTACGCGATGAACCGCTCTCGGGTCATTTGCTGACATTGGAGGGCGAAGAATGGCGTTCCTTACGCAATAAGTTGACACCCGTTTTCTCCTCGGgcaaaatgaaatttatgttCCCCACAGTGGTGGCGGTAGCGGAGAATCTCAGTCGTACCTGTGGTCAGTTGGTGCCGGAATTCGAAGTGAAGGAATTAAGCGCACGTTACACCACAGACGTGATCGGCACCTGCGCTTTTGGTATTGAGTGCAATAGCCTGTCGGATCCAAATGCCGCATTTCGCAGTTATGGCCGTTCCATCTTCGAGAAGCCGCGCCACTCACCGCTAGTACAGGCGCTTATAGTATTTAATCcgaaaatcgcaaaaaaattgCGTTTGAAAATACTAAATGACGAGGTGTCTGAGTTCTTTATCGACGCTGTGCGCAACACCGTCGAGTATCGAATTAAGAACAAGGTGAAGCGAAATGACTTCATGGACATGCTAATCGATATGATGGCTGAGGATCAAGGGACGGCGTCTAAGCATGAGGGCATAGATTTGTCACAGGGCTTGACTTTGCTACAGATGGCTGCGCAGGCTTTTGTCTTCTTTATAGCCGGTTTCCACACCTCATCGACCACCATGTCTTTCTGCCTCTATGAGCTGGCAATGAATCCAGAGATACAGGATAAACTACGTGAAGAAATTGTGAACGTATTGAGCGCTCATAAGAACGAAGTCACCTATGAAGCGTTAAAGGAAATGTCATATTTGGAGAAGGTTGTCAACG AAACACTACGGAAATACACGGTACTGGCGCAACTTGTGCGCACAGTCACTTCAGATTATCGCGTGCCCAACTCATCACTGATCTTGGAGAAGGGCACCTCTGTTGTGATCCCTGTGGATGCCATACACCACGATCCGGAAATCTATCCTGAACCCGATCGTTTCGATCCCACGCGCTTCGATAAAGAGAACGTAGAAAAGCGTCATAGCTGCGCCTTTCTGCCTTTCGGCGATGGCCCACGCAACTGCATTGGTCTGCGTTTCGGTAAAATGCAGACGAAGGTGGGGCTCGTACACTTGCTGCGCGACTACAAGTTCAGTCGCTCTGCACGCACCGAAGATCCCATTAAgctaagtaaaaaaaatctcatCATAGAAGCGGAGAATGGCATATATCTACGAGTGGAACGCGTCTAA